A single genomic interval of Penaeus vannamei isolate JL-2024 chromosome 33, ASM4276789v1, whole genome shotgun sequence harbors:
- the LOC138867892 gene encoding uncharacterized protein yields MSRRCLLSLLALHVATACLEVNVTNKTLLPTSEGADGVEALVEFQPQEGDWGALFEVKREDRVVARITISRNESKMENKPACHDRLAIQCGNDNPNVFDSPWLAAWHSGEVNCLLFRVSDGLITVLQKKNSSEFLHIGSAICKMNHSGVSFSVSELPHLPAPTLSLGCADGEPHEAPDLETRKASETSGTLYIIIVLLALVLFLVLSLP; encoded by the exons CCTGCCTGGAGGTCAACGTGACGAACAAGACGCTTCTGCCGACTTCAGAGGGCGCTGACGGCGTGGAGGCGCTGGTGGAATTCCAACCGCAGGAGGGCGACTGGGGCGCGCTGTTCGAGGTGAAGCGAGAAGACAGGGTCGTGGCCAGGATCACTATCTCGCGCAATGAGAGCAAAATGGAAAATAAACCTGCTTGCCATGACCGTTTGGCAATCCAGTGTGGAAATGACAATCCTAATGTATTTGATTCTCCCTGGCTGGCAGCCTGGCACTCCGGTGAAGTCAATTGTTTGCTGTTCAGG GTATCCGATGGTCTCATCACAGTTTTGCAAAAGAAAAACTCTTCAGAATTCCTGCATATCGGATCAGCAATTTGCAAAATGAATCACTCTGGCGTCTCCTTCTCAGTCTCAGAGCTCCCCCATCTGCCCGCACCGACGCTCAGTCTCGGCTGCGCTGACGGAGAGCCACATGAGGCTCCTGACCTTGAGACACGGAAGGCATCGGAGACATCAG GTACTCTATACATCATTATCGTACTGCTCGCCTTAGTCCTGTTCCTGGTCCTGTCGCTACCATGA
- the LOC113812858 gene encoding uncharacterized protein: MSRRCLLSFLALHVATACLEVNVTRKTLLPTSEGADGVEALVEFQPQEGDWGALFEVKREDRVVARITISRNESKMENKSACYDRLAIQCGYDNPYVFNSPWPAAWHSGEVNCLLFRVSDGLITVLQKINSSEFLDIGSEVCKMNHSGVSFSVSELPHLPAPTLSLGCADGEPHETRKASETSGGVLLTALLCVLLPLAAAVTTCLVWFCSRRCGRRFHGVLAVRLSTLPSDEALQSPPDEGLSVRQRPPMPSPRTVFLERRQLRLSSSTSTSSSVLPLLSSSPPSRFDSLSLSFAADLPAAPVEDHFGAAPCAQEKGQEMVPLRRRPSDDEVHTYERITFMSASLFE; the protein is encoded by the exons ATGTCGCGCCGCTGTCTCCTGAGCTTCCTCGCCCTTCACGTCGCCACAG CCTGCCTGGAGGTCAACGTGACAAGGAAGACGCTTCTGCCGACTTCAGAGGGCGCTGACGGCGTGGAGGCGCTGGTGGAATTCCAACCGCAGGAGGGCGACTGGGGCGCGCTGTTCGAGGTGAAGCGAGAAGACAGGGTCGTGGCCAGGATCACCATCTCGCGCAATGAAagcaaaatggaaaataaatcaGCTTGCTATGACCGTTTGGCAATCCAGTGTGGATATGACAATCCTTATGTATTTAATTCTCCCTGGCCGGCAGCCTGGCACTCCGGTGAAGTCAATTGTTTGCTGTTCAGG GTATCCGATGGTCTCATCACAGTTTTGCAAAAGATAAACTCTTCAGAATTCCTGGATATCGGATCAGAGGTTTGCAAAATGAATCACTCTGGCGTCTCCTTCTCAGTCTCAGAGCTCCCCCATCTGCCCGCACCGACGCTCAGTCTCGGCTGCGCTGACGGAGAGCCACATGAGACACGGAAGGCATCGGAGACATCAG GCGGTGTCCTGCTCACCGCCCTCCTGTGCGTGCTGCTGCCCCTCGCCGCGGCCGTCACCACCTGCTTAGTGTGGTTCTGCAGCAGGAGATGCGGAAGAAGATTCCACGGAGTCCTGGCGGTTAGGCTATCGACGCTCCCGTCGGACGAGGCCCTGCAGAGCCCTCCCGACGAAGGCCTGAGCGTGAGGCAGCGCCCCCCCATGCCATCCCCCCGGACGGTCTTCCTCGAACGGCGCCAGCTGCGTCTCTCGTCCTCTACCTCGACCTCGTCCTCTGTGCTTCCTCTCCTGTCTTCGTCTCCGCCGTCGCGCTTCGACTCGCTCTCCTTGTCGTTCGCCGCAGATCTCCCCGCTGCGCCCGTCGAGGACCACTTCGGGGCCGCCCCCTGCGCGCAGGAGAAGGGCCAGGAGATGGTCCCCCTGAGGCGCCGTCCGAGCGACGACGAGGTCCACACCTACGAGAGAATCACGTTCATGAGCGCATCTCTCTTCGAATAG